A segment of the Arcobacter sp. CECT 8983 genome:
ATTCCAGATAAAACAAATCCTTCTTTTAAATCTTCTATTGAAGCTACATCTTGGGCAAATTTTACTTGATTGAAGTTTTCTCTGATATCAAACCCTGGTTTTTTAAGCTCTTCAATTATATCTTTTAGTTTTAGTAAAGAAGAGCCAAGTTCATTTGCTATAGTTTGTATTTGTGAATCTTTGATATCTTCTATTTTATAGTTTTTTTGCAAGTTTTTTGTTACTTCATAATCTTCTGGGTGAATAGCTGTATTATCTAAAATAGATTTACCACCTTTTATTCGTAAGAAACCAACAGCTTGCTCATAAGCTTTTGCTCCGATTCCTTTTACTTTTAGAAGCTCTTCTTTTGAAGTAAACTTTCCTATTTTTTCTCTGTGTTCTACAATATTTTGCGCTAGTTTTTCAGTAATGCCAGAAACAAAAGATAGTAGTTTATATGAAGCTGAGTTTAAATCAACTCCCACTTTATTTACTAAGTCAATTGTTGTGTTTTCTAGTTTTAGGGCTAACTCTTTTTGATTTACATCGTGTTGATATTGACCAATACCAAGTGATTTTGGGTCTATTTTTACTAAAGCTGCCATTGGGTCACGAAGTCTAGCTGCGATTGAAATAGCACCTCTAATAGTTACATCAAGGTTTGGATACTCTTTTTGTGCGATTTTAGAAGCAGAATAAACACTTGCACCTATTTCACTAACAATTGCATAGTTTACATCAAGATTTTTTTCTTTGATTAAGTTTGCTATAAAATCAGCAGTTTCCCTTGAAGCAGTTCCATTTCCAATAGCTATTGCTGTGATATTATATTTTTCAATTAAAGCACAAACTACTTTAGAAGAGCTGACAAAGTCTTCTTTTGGTTTTGTAGGATAAATCACAGTAGAATCAAGGTATAAACCATCTTCATCTATAACAGCTAATTTACAACCAGTTTTATATCCAGGGTCAACTCCTAAAATAACTTGGTTTACTAATGGAGCTGTTTGAAGTAGCTCTTTTAAGTTCTTTCCAAAAAGCTCGATTGCTTCAGAGCTAGCTTTTTCTTTTAAAGTTGTTAGAGCTTCTCTTTTTAAGCTAGGAAGTAAAAGTCTTTTTAGTCCATCTTTGTAGGCATCAAATACAATATCTTTTGAGCTATTTGCCCAAGAAGGAATTTTATATTTTTGAATATTGTCTAAAATATGCTTTTCATCAATATTAACTTTTATAGAAAGTTGCTTTTCATTTACTGCTCTTAATACTGCTAAAGTTCTATGGGATTTGATGTATTTGATTTTTTCTTCTTTTTCTATAAAGTTTGAATAAAGACCATCTTTTTGAAACTCTTTGCCTTCTTTTATCTCTATAGTCCCCCAGTTTGATATGAGTTTTCTTACTATCTCTTTTGATTTAAAATCATCAGCATATCTTTGAGCAATAATATCTTTTGCACCAGTTATAGCATCTTCAGTAGATGTAACTTCTTTATTTAAAAACTGTTTTGCTTTTTGTAAAACTTCTTCTTTTGTATATTTTAGACTTTGGATAATGTTTGCTAAAGGTTCTAAACCATTTTCAATAGCCTTACTTGTTCTTGAAGATTTTTTATCTTTAAAAGGCGTATATATATCTTCTACTGCTTGTAAAGTTGTTGCTTCACTTAACTGAGATAAAACTTTGTCATTTAAAAAGTTTTCTCTTTTAAAATAGAGATTATCTCTTCTTTTCTTGCGAGTAATTTTTGAGAGTAAGAGTAAACTTCCTCAAAAGCTCTTAAGTTTTCATCACTTGCATTATTTGTTAAATCTTTTCTATACCTTGCAATAAAAGGAATAGTACAACCTTCAGAAAGAAGATTGATTATGTTTTTTATAACAGAAGGTTGTAGTTGTGTTTTTTCTTGTAGTAAGTTTAATAAATCGTTAGTCAAGTACAATTTCCTTAAAATCACTTCTTGTATTTTCAAGAGGTTTGTTATTTTGTGCTCGTACAGTATAAACAAAAGATATTTTTGCAGTATCTGTACTATTTTTACTTGCATGGTGAAGTGTTTTACAGTGGAATAATACAATATCACCTTTTTCTAAATTTTGATGAGTTCTTTTCTTTATGATTTTTTGGTTTTCTTCATTTTCATCAATAAAATTATCTACTTCATCAAAAGAATCTTTACCAAACTTTATTTTATGTGTTCCTGGTATAAATTCTAAAAGCCCATTTTCTAAAAACTCATCTCCTAAACTTAACCAAACTGATACTAAGTCATCATTTTCAAAGTGCCAGTATCTTCTGTCTTGGTGCCAATAAGTTCTTGTACTTTCATGGGGAAGTTTTGTCATAATTGAGTTGTGGTGGGCTAATGTTAAAATAGGAGTATCATTTAAAACTTGTTTTAAAATAGGTCTTATCTCTTTATTTGTCATCCACTCTTGAAATACTTCTTCTCTATCATATACTTGTCTTAATCTTCTAACTGTAATTTTATCTTCATCAAGGCTCATATACTCTTGTTCTGTTTCAATTGGAGCTTGTTTTTTTGTAAGGTGTTCTTTTGCTTTTTCTAAAATTTTATCGCATAATTTATTGTCAGCAAAATTTTTTATTATTAAAAATCCATCACAGTTAAATTGCTCTAATTGTTCTTTTGATAATTCCATTGGTAGCTTTCTTATAAATTTTTCGTATTATACATCAAAATCGATTTCTATTTTATTATTCAATAACTTTTATAGTTTCATTATAATTAAATCTTATGATTATATCATAATTATTTATTATCTATTAAGCCGTTAAATTTTATACTTAGTAACTCTAATATAGAGAAAAATTATCTAGGAGAAATGATGAAAAAATTAGTTTTATTAGTAGGTATTTGTTTATCATTACTTGTAACAAACTCTTTTGCAAGTGAAAAAAGAGGATTAAATGTTGTTTTAACTGCTTCAGATGCACAAACTCAACAAATGGCAATCGTATTATCTATGATGACTTTAAAGCAAGGAAAAGAAGTAAATATGACTCTTTGTTCAAGTGCAGGAGATTTAGCTGTGAAGGGTATGGAAAGTGAAGTTTTAAAGCCAATGAATAAAAGTCCAAAAATGATGCTTCAAGCAATTATGCAAAAAGGAGCTAAAGTAGAAATTTGTCCTTTATATTTACCAAATGCTAAAAAAGATGAATCTGTATTAATAAAAGGAATTACTGTTGCAAAACCACCAAAAGTTGCAGCACAACTTTTAAATGATGATTTTACAACATTAAGTTATTAATTTATGGGTGAACAGCCTTTAAGGCTTCACCTATTGATGTAATAGTTCTAACAGTAGTAACACCAGCTCTTTGTAAAGCTGCATACTTTTCATCTGCAGTTCCTTTACTTCCATCAATAATTGCACCTGCATGTCCCATTCTTTTACCCTTTGGGGCTGTAACTCCTGCGATATAAGAAACAACAGGTTTTGTAATATTTGATTTAATAAACTCAGCAGCAGCTTCTTCTTTAGCTCCACCAATTTCACCAATCATTACAATTGCTTTAGTCTCTGGGTCATTTTCAAATCTTTGTAAGATATCAATAAAATCACTTCCTGGAACTGCATCTCCTCCAATACCTACACAAGTACTTTGACCAAATCCTGCTTTTGTAGATTGATTAACTGCTTCATAAGTTAAAGTACCAGATCTTGATACAATTCCAACACTTCCTGGTTGATGAATTGCTTCAGGCATAATTCCCATTTTACATTGACCTGGAGTAATTATACCTGGACAGTTTGGACCAATAAGAGTTGAACCATTTAAATCAACTGCTGCTTTCACATCAAGCATATCAATAGTTGGAATACCTTCTGTAATACAAACAATTATTTCAATACCATTTTCGCTTGCTTCAATAATTGCATCTTTACAAAATGGAG
Coding sequences within it:
- a CDS encoding phytanoyl-CoA dioxygenase family protein translates to MELSKEQLEQFNCDGFLIIKNFADNKLCDKILEKAKEHLTKKQAPIETEQEYMSLDEDKITVRRLRQVYDREEVFQEWMTNKEIRPILKQVLNDTPILTLAHHNSIMTKLPHESTRTYWHQDRRYWHFENDDLVSVWLSLGDEFLENGLLEFIPGTHKIKFGKDSFDEVDNFIDENEENQKIIKKRTHQNLEKGDIVLFHCKTLHHASKNSTDTAKISFVYTVRAQNNKPLENTRSDFKEIVLD
- the sucD gene encoding succinate--CoA ligase subunit alpha; the encoded protein is MAILIDKNTKVLVQGLTGAQASFHTGRAIAYGTTVVSGVVPGKRGQTHLDLPIYNTVECAKRLTGANASIIYVPAPFCKDAIIEASENGIEIIVCITEGIPTIDMLDVKAAVDLNGSTLIGPNCPGIITPGQCKMGIMPEAIHQPGSVGIVSRSGTLTYEAVNQSTKAGFGQSTCVGIGGDAVPGSDFIDILQRFENDPETKAIVMIGEIGGAKEEAAAEFIKSNITKPVVSYIAGVTAPKGKRMGHAGAIIDGSKGTADEKYAALQRAGVTTVRTITSIGEALKAVHP